Part of the Ornithodoros turicata isolate Travis chromosome 6, ASM3712646v1, whole genome shotgun sequence genome, GTTCGGAGCACAACGAGCGCCCTTTGGGAATTCCGAAAACGCTCTCGGTTTTCTTGCCGGCTTCATCGCTGGTGTGTTCTTTGTGGTGTTCTAACATGTGCACATCACATGTAACATGTTACACGTTACGTGTTTTACTAGGCCTCGTGTGGGGTTTCgttcgcactttttttttttttttttttcagcatctGTGAACATAGAAAATCTCGGAACacaatgatgaaagatggaagtcactgaaaaggttagccagctgtaggactcgaacccacatcttctggctTGAGGCTTCTGGCATTTGAGgcgttgtatgtatttgtcctttctatgtgttccagcttcaggacatcaattgtctcatgctCGGAACACAACAATTACTTTCTGATGTATGATCTCACATAATCTATTAGATACAGAGGAAAAGAACACAATGGCAAAAatagaactgtgacgtcatttgcaATTTTCAATGTTGCTGGCTCAAGagctcctgcactcttaaaacggaacttcaccgcaaagcacgctcctaacggaccatcatctcgaatgacatcgttctctcccctgatttgctggaaaccggaggcgtacgccatttttgtgacaattatgaactgccttagtatcacaaaaatggcgtacgcctctcgttttcaacaaatcaggggaaagaacgatgtcgcTTGGGgcggtggttggctaggagcgtgctatgtggtgaagttcattttcaagagcgTGCGCATTCACGCTCTAAGTCAATCATCACCCCAAATGATATCCTCTCCTGTGctcttaaaacaaaactttACAGCAATGCatgcttctagccaaccatattCCCGAATGGCACAGTTCTCATTTGATCAAGACCACAGGCGAACACCATTTTGCTGACTGCAAAATGCATTCTGCAATTatattaaaggggttgcgatACTTTGGTCGATGTGGTTCATTGCATCAAGAACGCACTGCACTACACACAGAGTATTGCCGGGGAAAAAATCGTGTCGTATATATAACTGGCGTGATTTAAGCCCTTGCTTGAACACACGTATACTCGTCAAGTATTGACATCGGACCTCCGGTCTGATGCACGTTGTGGGCCTCTTGTGTACCTCCCCAAAGGGATAGGCGTCTCATGGGATAAGGTACACATCCATTACACCGAAGCGGAGACAGTAACCAAGGCCGGCGATAGAGGGGGCGAATAAGGCGGCCGCCTTCGGCCCAACGCTTgcgaagcgataaccctatcattcgtggcaatggttggcgcagagcatgctatgcggtgaagttcagttttcagAGTGCAGGCAGAGCGCATTGCTGCATGCGCTACTCCGCGCCAGATATACCAGAATCAATTAATtagtaaaataataataataatgaatccCTAAGTGTCGACGCGAATAAATTGacgagcgtatgcaaatgagccactcACTGGTCAGCTCCTGGCCAATCTCTCAACGAtatttaccaaaaagaaagttCTCCATATAGTGTCACCCGTTTCCGAATCACTCACCTTTGGACTTTTCGTAAAACACCCGGCATATATCTCTAATGTTGTGTCGAAATCGCATTTTTACTCTTTCCATTTCTATGTATTAATGACTGTTCTATCGCGCAGTGTACCTGTTTTAAATATTGAAACCTTCCCGACGGCAAAGTGCTCCGTTTCTGAATGACTCTTCTGTTGCTTCCCCAATAGGAAAGCGCGTGGTAACGTGcaaacacataaaaaaaaaagaaaagaaggcgcAATCCTCTTCAATGCACGAGGATTAGGCTTAAATTCCATCGTCTCTGAAAGCAAGCGTGGGGAACGAGAGCGTATCGAAGCGACGAGCGCTAGGAGGTGCTGCAGTTGGTATAGGCCGATGTCGATGATGATGTCCCCGGGGAGCGAGGGGCGACGTCCTTTGTTGGCAGACATTAACAGATTAATGCTGGGGTAATTGAAATCAACATAATTGATGTTGGGCCGGGAGCGACGCTAAATCCGTGGGCGTCGCTCTCTGACGTTTGGGGGCGCTGCGAGCGCTCGTCTTGTTAATAAAGCAGTCGTCTGTCAGAGCGAGATTAACTTTTTCAGACGACTGCTCGCTCCACCAAGCGGGGAAAATAGTGGTGTGTGGAGTGGGAATAATGTACTGGTGCTTCGCTGAATGCGTATACGCGCGAGCATTTATAGCTCTATGGGGAGGAAGAAAGTGGTAGCAACCGGGAAGAAGTGCTGAAATTGATGCAGTTGCGTAGCACGCGGCTTCTCGTATTGGGGAACATTCGATATGTAAACTTGCTGGTCGCAAGGAGGGCACCATGCAGTTACAGGGACCAGACCGCGATCAATGAGGCTGCGCGATCCATAACTGCTACGAATTTATTTCAATCACGTGAATGACAGCTTCCACAGCATTGAGCACGTACGCCCCGGAAATCTATTCTGTATCTCGACCTCCCACCTTATCTCACCACGTAAGGCCGGGCATACGTACATATCACCGGCAGTGTAACGTCTTATAATGGAGAGTTTTAACCGGACGCTAAGTGACATATGCTCCGCATGTGTATATCGACGCTCCGACTATGGGATCACACCTTGCAGTATATATACGAAACGTTTATGTTTGTCAACGTTATGTGAATGTTTATGAAACTCATCGACGCCGACGATGGCTTCGACGAGGAGAGTAACGCTGTGCTGGCAGCGGAGAAACGTTGACGTTCAGGGCCCGGTATTCACCACATGGTTTAATCACCCGTTTTCTTGGGAACCATGTGGAATGCTGAAGACCAGCTATTGTCAGAAGTCGAGCGATGCCGATTTGAAGCATTTGCTCGAACTCCTGGCGGGCGATGACGAGCTTTTCTGGTGCAAGACGGCGTGGTTTGGCATGGGTGGGATGGCCCGTGGTGACGATGTACAACATCGTGTTGCACGGGACGACTCCAGTCAGAAAGCTGGGTAAGGCTGGGGAAGTCGGCGAGCAACGTTCCGTAAACAGTTTGCGGGCTGGCTGGTTTAATGCCAAGGACGCTGTGCCGCGCAGAACGGTGGAACTTTAGAATGCCGGCCACAGAAAGTGTCGTCGTTGAGTCGACAAGACGCCGACGGGCGGTGTCAACCATGAGACGGAAGTGGTTCAAGAAGTCAACGACAACAACGGGGTGCGTGACGACGGCCACGAGGAAAATCCAGCGAAATTGCCGTCGCAAAGCCAAATCCAGAGCCGAGGACCTCTCAGCATAGACAGGAACGGCGGTGCCGTTGACTGCGGAGAGGTGACGAATGGGGGAACGTCGACAGTCCAGGGCGCTTGCAGGCAACACACTGACTTGAGCACCTGTGCCGACGAGAAAACTGTAGCCGTGCGATTTGCCATCAACGAAAAACAGGCGACCTGGTCGAAAATTTAGAGGATCGCTCGCCGCCGTTATTGATCCTCCCTGCCGTTTCCTGGCTATCCACAGGGGCTGGTGCAGTTGCGTGCGGAAGCGCCGAATTTTGCGTGGTACCAGCAAGGCGGAAGACATCGGCCGGAGTGTGGGTTTGGTTAACGGGACGTTCTTCGCCGTTGGGCACGAGGAGGACGGCGGAACCTGGCCCGGTGCGAGAGGCGGCGCGGCGATGGTGAATGGTTGGGGGACAACGCTGAGGCCACCACGTCCGATAATCGCCTAATTTCTTCCGTAAGAGTAGCCACTTGCGAGAAAGAGGACTCAGCCGCCAAGGTGTCTTGTACAGGTGTCTTGGCAACGGGCGAAAACGAATGAATCGCGGAGACTGTGGAGGAGCTGACTCCAATGACCTTGTCCGCAAGCTTGGCAAGGGCTGAGAGATCGAGGTCAGAGGCAGTGGCCAGAATCATCTGCACTTGGCTGGGGAGCCGCTTGAGGAAGAGCTCCTTGAAGAGGGCGCGATCGAACGTCGTCGCGCGAGACCCAAAAAGATTCACCATGTGCCGAAACATCTGGGAAGGCCTTCGATCGCCAAGCTCCTCGGCATCGAGTAGGAGTTGGAGTCGCTTGCGCTCAGAGGCCACTGTGCGGTCCATAAGCGCTGTCTTGAGGGAAGTGTAGGGAGCGACAGGAGATGGGTGGAGGAGCAGGTCAGAGACTTCCAGCGAGATGCAGGACAGAAATTACGTGGAGATACTTCCGCTCCTCAGATGAGACGCTGGCGAGAGCGAACTGCGTCTCGGCCTGCACGAACCAAAGCTGCGGTAGCTGGCTGAAGAAAGGCGGTAGCCGGACGGCGAAGTGACCGACCTTGGACTGCGTAGAAGCGTAAGCGTGTGATTCAGCAGTCCCGGACGGGCCAGAGGGGGTTCGCCAGATGCTATGGAGGCTGTGGCATTGCGTGCGAGCGGCCGGGTCACCAGTATGGCGCCTCAAGGGAGAAACGGGAAGGCCGACGGTCAGAACAGGAATGATTTATTCGCGTAACGCGGCGATGACACGCCGCGTTACGCGAATAAATCattcctgttgatgaggccagGCCGCTTCTGCTTCAGAACCTTATGCACATCcttgagaacctggcagtaatatgcactattgatggtggtaccagtgggcagaaaatcaacatgaacaacgccagccttgtcccagaaaaccgtggataaacgttggatgttctcaggaaatctgacactgggctctgagccgccccggccgggatcgtccacAGGGTGCACTaatgtacggccgtctcagaaccgtttgcatcactcaaacgctttgctgcggctaagtgtatcgtggccatactgagcctgaagtgttcggtgaatttcagatgactttacgccttcattcacgagaaacttcatgactattcgctgttcgatgtacGCGCTCACCAAGTTGTCTGCCATCTTggccagcacgtgtcttctgttttgcacaaactttggaccaccatgtGGGGAAcgtggaggcctgtcgcgtgtgaaaatgacgaaaaagaagtagcgcgagccatttgtataCTCAGGAgtcagaaagtcccggtttgacttgaacaccccttgtAGTTCAAAACAGGTGACAGACAGGCTACTATGCAATTGGCGCCTCAATGATATACTGCCAGAATAAAGTAATAATTTAATGCTGACTGCCCACCACAGTGAGGCCACCCACTGCAAGTGAGTACAACTATACATGGCAATCACTTCTGCAGCACCAGCTCTCTATACGAACACGCATCCCGCCTaaaccgtttcgcgaaccggtagCCTCTTCAGACTGATTGATCAAGGTGAGCAGCCGGAAATGTATTTTCGGTACAGTTCAGCAAAAACTAAAGGTTTAGAGTAACCCAAACAACCTATCTCTGTTCTACGCCTGAGGAAAGGTCCGCGTCCCACTGTAGGTCTGTCTAGTTTTGTTGTAAATTGTCCTAGCTGCTGAAAAGGTTTACGTCATCAGCAGAGTACACGTAACGGCTGCAGAGAGCGGTGACATACCTGAATATTCCAGCAGTTCCCTAATTTGAGCTACTGTCGCGGATACCATGGTCCCGTTCATGCTGTCACGCTAGAAAACATGCATCCTTCGACATGTGGTAAAAAATACCAGTTCATATACATATCTGATCAACGTTCATGGTAGTAGTGATATTCGCATATATTCGCAACATATATACATCTTATAGTTACCTTAGCTTCGTAGGCCACGATACCTTTGAGTCGGGGAAATATATATATCTCAAGCCTCCAGGCAGTACACAAAATGTATTGTTGTACTTCGCAAAATGCGACTTCGGACGCAGTTTTCTGTCTTAAGGTTTCTGTCGGAGAAACAttaatcttttctttttttttttttttgcaacttttTTATAAGCGCAATATATTCGAGTCATGTTGCTGTAGCACACGCAATGGGACACAATGGGACCTTGTGAAGTCTGGTTACGCTGCCGGCGCCGCTACACCAGAGCCCTGATGGTATGCAACATTTCATTAGAGCAATGCGGACCGACATGCTGCTTGGTCCACGGCGAAATTCAGGGCACCGGCGCAGTGTACTAAAAGCACTACTGACTTTTctgaaccacgacctactagattatagcgaccatgttataatcggcaaacccaatgaggagtccgtccgcacgatccgctaggggcactactcatcggccc contains:
- the LOC135398655 gene encoding uncharacterized protein LOC135398655 translates to MSSALLVPRKIRRFRTQLHQPLWIARKRQGGSITAASDPLNFRPGRLFFVDGKSHGYSFLVGTGAQVSVLPASALDCRRSPIRHLSAVNGTAVPVYAERSSALDLALRRQFRWIFLVAVVTHPVVVVDFLNHFRLMVDTARRRLVDSTTTLSVAGILKFHRSARHSVLGIKPASPQTVYGTLLADFPSLTQLSDWSRPVQHDVVHRHHGPSHPCQTTPSCTRKARHRPPGVRANASNRHRSTSDNSWSSAFHMVPKKTGD